A part of Paenarthrobacter sp. A20 genomic DNA contains:
- a CDS encoding MarR family winged helix-turn-helix transcriptional regulator, translated as MTAIDEPTQETDDLLLERQLCFALTVASRSVVGVYKPVLERLGLTHPQYLVMLALWERSPRTLKDISDSLLHDPATLSPLLKRLEEAELITRERVPGNERALAIKLTEKGAALRKQATAVPGEIRERLQLSREEVAELHQAMTGLIAATQRSSST; from the coding sequence ATGACGGCCATCGACGAGCCCACCCAGGAGACTGACGACCTCCTCCTGGAGCGCCAACTTTGCTTTGCCCTGACCGTCGCGTCCCGCAGCGTGGTGGGCGTCTACAAGCCCGTGCTGGAACGGCTTGGACTAACCCATCCCCAGTATTTGGTGATGCTTGCCCTGTGGGAACGGAGCCCCCGGACGCTGAAGGACATCAGCGACAGCCTCCTCCATGATCCAGCCACCCTCTCCCCCTTGCTGAAGCGCCTCGAGGAAGCCGAGCTCATCACCCGCGAACGCGTGCCCGGCAACGAACGCGCCCTGGCCATCAAGCTGACGGAGAAGGGCGCCGCCCTCCGCAAGCAGGCGACTGCCGTCCCGGGCGAAATCCGCGAACGCCTGCAGCTCAGCCGCGAAGAGGTAGCCGAGCTCCACCAAGCCATGACCGGCCTGATCGCGGCAACCCAACGCAGCAGCTCAACCTGA
- a CDS encoding lipopolysaccharide assembly LapA domain-containing protein: MSFQDDVAGVPSEAPRQDRTAPPSVAPTSRPTRTAALWVAVAVGLVVLVMLIVFFVQNQDMITVRFFGLQGTLALGTTLFIAAVGGGVLVALAGGARILQLRMVNHRRKKAVGGPGAGP; this comes from the coding sequence ATGAGTTTTCAGGATGATGTTGCGGGGGTTCCAAGCGAGGCTCCCCGTCAGGATCGGACCGCCCCGCCTTCGGTGGCGCCCACGTCCAGGCCAACCCGCACCGCGGCCCTGTGGGTGGCTGTGGCCGTTGGCTTGGTGGTCCTGGTGATGCTGATTGTGTTCTTTGTCCAAAACCAGGACATGATCACGGTCCGCTTCTTCGGACTCCAAGGGACGCTGGCCCTCGGCACCACGCTCTTCATCGCAGCTGTAGGCGGCGGCGTGCTGGTGGCCCTGGCAGGCGGTGCCAGGATCCTCCAGCTCAGAATGGTCAACCATCGCCGCAAGAAGGCTGTGGGCGGCCCGGGGGCGGGACCCTAG
- a CDS encoding DUF4193 domain-containing protein, with product MAADYDELRTDVKENQEQSLQALQSASAPTAKSVVLELDETDGLDANGPGGEIVAEELVIQVIPQANDEFTCHSCFLVRHRSQIAREKDGVAYCTDCEG from the coding sequence GTGGCAGCCGATTACGACGAACTCCGTACCGATGTAAAAGAGAACCAGGAGCAATCCCTCCAGGCTCTCCAATCCGCCAGCGCCCCCACGGCCAAGAGCGTCGTGCTGGAACTGGACGAAACCGATGGCCTTGACGCCAACGGCCCCGGCGGCGAAATCGTCGCTGAAGAACTGGTCATCCAGGTCATCCCGCAGGCTAACGACGAGTTCACTTGTCACTCCTGCTTCCTGGTCCGCCACCGCTCGCAGATCGCACGCGAGAAAGATGGCGTCGCCTACTGCACTGACTGCGAAGGCTAA
- a CDS encoding beta-glucosidase, translating into MNPTLPAAVTAPQAGTQDAEAKISELARSLTLEQQVQLLTGADVWSTHAIPEIGLSRVVMSDGPAGVRGEDFDERHDSVSLPSSSALSATWSVETARRYGQVLGQEARRKGVHAVLGPTINLHRSPLGGRHFECMSEDPHLTATMAAGYVAGVQSMGVGATPKHYLANEAETERFTADSVVDERPLRELYLAAFEDAITEARAWLVMSSYNSINGTTASENTLLETPLSTEWGFDGVVVSDWTGVRSIDAANAHQDLEMPGPVGHWGPKLLAAVNDGRVSRDAILEKVTRILRLAARVGSLEGFTPAVTQLPTELEGAAVAREVAVRGAVLVRNKGLLPLDAKALGSVAVIGHNADEARTQGGGSATVMPKYTVSPREGLRKALPDDVKVTYARGAKVAEGIQAFPRTSLHNPVSNVPGIRVTFLAEDGTEISGEDRLASHLIWFGVGIPDGAASIRMEADWTAETAGVHHLGVGTVGRIRFALDGTEVFNSELEDYTDVLGAALFDPPKTVHAFETTAGQTVRIEAEYQLPKQQVIPFTAILLGEETVVTDPQAEIDAAVEAARSSDVAVVIVGTNAAIESEGFDRKDLDLPGYQNKLVEAVAAANPRTVVVVNSGSPVLMPWLDAVDAVLLGWFGGQEFGSAIAAILLGIEEPGGRLPTTWPAALADVPVLNTTPVDGKVVYSEGIHIGYRAWLKQEAAGGAAPALPFGYGLGYTTFELGTAHAPQVAQAGKDIVVHVPVKNTGTRTGREVVQVYLERADSAVDRPVRWLAGYSGTHLAPAGTESVEIRVPAKAFAHYDGGWQFERGTFGLLVGRHADDEFQSLDIELR; encoded by the coding sequence ATGAACCCCACCCTCCCGGCAGCTGTCACGGCGCCCCAGGCAGGAACACAGGATGCGGAGGCGAAGATCAGCGAACTCGCCCGAAGCCTCACTCTTGAGCAGCAGGTTCAACTTCTGACCGGCGCGGACGTCTGGTCCACCCACGCCATCCCGGAGATCGGACTGTCCCGCGTGGTCATGTCGGACGGGCCGGCAGGTGTCCGCGGCGAAGACTTTGATGAGCGCCACGACTCAGTCTCCTTGCCGTCGTCGTCCGCTTTGTCAGCAACCTGGAGCGTTGAGACGGCCCGCCGCTACGGACAGGTGCTGGGCCAGGAGGCGCGCCGCAAGGGCGTCCACGCGGTCCTTGGCCCCACCATCAACCTGCACCGCTCGCCCCTGGGCGGCCGCCACTTCGAGTGCATGAGCGAGGACCCGCATCTCACCGCCACCATGGCCGCCGGTTACGTTGCCGGCGTCCAGTCCATGGGAGTCGGCGCAACGCCCAAGCACTACCTGGCCAACGAGGCCGAAACCGAGCGTTTCACTGCCGACTCCGTGGTGGACGAACGCCCGCTCCGAGAGCTCTACCTGGCCGCGTTCGAGGACGCCATCACCGAGGCCCGCGCCTGGCTGGTCATGAGCTCCTACAACTCCATCAACGGCACCACCGCCAGCGAGAACACACTCCTTGAAACCCCGCTGTCCACCGAATGGGGCTTCGACGGCGTCGTAGTCTCCGACTGGACCGGCGTGCGCTCCATCGACGCCGCCAACGCCCACCAGGACCTCGAAATGCCCGGTCCAGTAGGCCACTGGGGCCCCAAGCTGCTGGCGGCCGTCAACGATGGCCGGGTCAGCCGGGACGCCATCCTGGAAAAGGTCACCCGCATCCTCCGCCTCGCCGCCCGGGTGGGATCCCTCGAAGGTTTCACTCCCGCAGTCACCCAGCTCCCCACGGAACTGGAAGGGGCCGCCGTCGCGCGTGAAGTTGCCGTCCGCGGCGCCGTGCTGGTCCGCAACAAGGGCCTGTTGCCGCTGGACGCCAAGGCGCTCGGCAGTGTTGCCGTGATCGGCCACAACGCGGACGAAGCGCGCACCCAGGGCGGCGGCAGCGCCACCGTGATGCCCAAGTACACCGTCTCGCCGCGGGAGGGGCTGCGGAAAGCGTTGCCCGACGACGTCAAGGTCACCTACGCGCGCGGCGCCAAGGTTGCCGAGGGCATCCAGGCTTTCCCCCGGACCTCACTGCACAACCCTGTCTCCAACGTGCCCGGAATCCGGGTGACTTTCCTGGCGGAAGACGGCACGGAGATCTCCGGCGAAGACCGCCTGGCCTCGCACCTGATCTGGTTCGGAGTAGGCATTCCCGACGGCGCCGCCTCCATCCGCATGGAAGCGGACTGGACAGCCGAAACAGCAGGCGTCCACCACCTGGGCGTAGGTACCGTGGGCCGGATCCGCTTTGCCCTGGATGGTACCGAAGTCTTCAACAGCGAGCTTGAGGACTATACGGACGTCCTCGGCGCCGCGCTGTTCGATCCGCCCAAGACTGTCCATGCTTTCGAAACAACAGCCGGGCAGACTGTCCGGATCGAGGCCGAGTACCAGTTGCCCAAGCAGCAGGTCATCCCGTTCACGGCCATTCTGCTGGGTGAGGAGACTGTGGTTACGGACCCGCAGGCGGAAATCGATGCCGCCGTGGAAGCTGCCCGGTCTTCCGACGTCGCAGTGGTGATTGTGGGTACAAACGCGGCTATTGAGTCCGAAGGCTTCGACCGCAAGGACCTGGACCTGCCTGGCTACCAGAACAAGTTGGTGGAGGCCGTCGCAGCAGCCAACCCGCGCACAGTAGTGGTGGTGAACTCCGGCTCGCCAGTGCTCATGCCTTGGTTGGACGCGGTGGATGCGGTCCTGCTGGGCTGGTTCGGCGGCCAGGAGTTCGGCAGCGCCATCGCCGCCATCCTGCTGGGCATCGAAGAACCAGGTGGTCGCTTGCCCACCACGTGGCCCGCCGCGCTGGCAGACGTCCCGGTGTTGAACACCACGCCCGTTGACGGCAAGGTGGTCTACTCCGAGGGCATCCACATCGGCTACCGCGCCTGGCTCAAGCAGGAAGCCGCGGGCGGCGCAGCTCCTGCCCTGCCGTTCGGCTACGGACTCGGCTACACCACCTTCGAACTGGGCACAGCCCACGCCCCGCAGGTAGCGCAGGCCGGGAAGGATATTGTGGTGCACGTTCCCGTCAAGAACACCGGCACCCGCACGGGACGCGAAGTGGTCCAGGTGTATCTGGAACGCGCAGATTCCGCCGTGGACAGGCCGGTCCGCTGGCTCGCAGGCTACTCAGGAACGCACCTCGCCCCGGCTGGTACAGAGAGCGTTGAGATCCGCGTTCCGGCCAAGGCATTTGCACATTACGACGGCGGCTGGCAGTTTGAACGGGGCACGTTCGGCCTGCTGGTGGGTCGCCACGCCGACGACGAATTTCAATCATTGGACATCGAACTCCGGTAA
- a CDS encoding MFS transporter, giving the protein MALNIDQQMAGAATAAPGTGSTQHQTASRAYVIGMPIASAGLWMAVIAPALVVLAIKVSEITTPDTRAGALSLVAGVGAAVALLANPFFGRLSDRTTSRFGMRKPWIVGGSLIGLAALLLLGSATEVGTVLLAWVVAQLGFNAALAALVATLPDQAGPAERGRLSGLIGMTLPIGLVSAAFFAQMFDNALQMAVVPGIVGTAVAIAFAFTFKDRVLTEKPAPLNIKEILGSFYFNPKDHPGLGWAWVTKFLVYVGYCAGLLYLPYFFTDHLHVAETQVTSLVFQATLVSSAGTVITSLAGGWISDRIGKRKSMVIMSALIMMAGLVVIATSTGTGQVLVGQGILGLGLGIFSAVDVALITDLLPKNQSENAKTFGVFNIAQALPQSLVPAIAFPVIAFGGYPALFLGGATVGIIGALLVTRIKGVK; this is encoded by the coding sequence GTGGCCCTCAATATCGATCAGCAGATGGCAGGCGCAGCAACCGCCGCCCCGGGCACCGGAAGCACCCAGCACCAAACCGCGTCCCGCGCCTACGTCATCGGCATGCCCATCGCGAGCGCCGGTCTCTGGATGGCCGTTATTGCACCAGCACTGGTGGTCCTCGCCATCAAGGTTTCGGAGATCACCACCCCGGATACGCGCGCCGGAGCACTCAGTCTTGTGGCAGGAGTCGGGGCAGCTGTCGCGTTGCTCGCCAACCCATTCTTCGGACGCCTCAGCGACCGCACCACATCCCGGTTCGGCATGCGGAAACCCTGGATCGTTGGAGGCTCACTGATAGGCCTGGCGGCGCTCCTCCTGCTGGGTTCGGCCACGGAGGTCGGAACCGTCCTCCTGGCCTGGGTTGTAGCACAGCTGGGCTTCAATGCGGCTCTCGCGGCCCTGGTCGCAACCCTTCCCGACCAAGCGGGCCCAGCGGAGCGCGGACGCCTCTCAGGCCTTATCGGCATGACACTTCCCATTGGACTTGTGTCCGCGGCCTTCTTCGCCCAGATGTTCGATAACGCCTTGCAGATGGCTGTGGTGCCCGGGATCGTGGGCACGGCAGTTGCCATCGCCTTTGCCTTCACGTTCAAGGACCGCGTCCTCACCGAGAAGCCGGCACCGCTGAACATCAAGGAGATTCTCGGTTCCTTCTACTTCAACCCCAAAGATCACCCCGGCCTGGGGTGGGCTTGGGTCACCAAGTTCTTGGTCTATGTGGGCTACTGCGCGGGCTTGCTCTACCTTCCATACTTCTTTACGGACCACCTCCACGTGGCCGAAACGCAGGTCACCAGCCTGGTGTTCCAGGCAACGCTGGTGAGCTCGGCAGGAACCGTCATCACCAGCCTCGCCGGCGGCTGGATCAGCGACCGCATCGGCAAGCGCAAGAGCATGGTGATCATGTCCGCGCTGATCATGATGGCGGGCCTGGTGGTCATCGCCACCAGCACAGGCACCGGCCAGGTCCTGGTTGGCCAAGGCATCCTCGGGCTGGGCCTCGGCATCTTCAGCGCCGTGGACGTCGCCCTCATCACTGACCTGCTGCCCAAGAACCAGTCGGAGAATGCCAAGACCTTTGGTGTCTTCAACATCGCACAGGCCCTTCCCCAGTCCCTGGTTCCCGCCATTGCCTTCCCGGTGATCGCTTTTGGCGGCTACCCCGCATTGTTCCTCGGTGGTGCAACAGTCGGCATCATCGGCGCCCTCCTCGTCACCCGTATCAAAGGAGTCAAGTAA
- a CDS encoding TetR/AcrR family transcriptional regulator, with protein sequence MSTSRARGQYAKGAERREQIIQTATDVFATEGFEGTALKRVAELVGVKEATLFHYFKGKQELLTAVLAERDRRSIAVSGQADVGLNLMPPIAERNEREPGLTTLYAVASATANDPGHDSHSYFKERYETVVRDIAADIERRQASGEVRTDVDAVMLARLTVAAFDGLQLQWLYDKSVDMADGLRQLIDVLLAPPHPTE encoded by the coding sequence ATGTCAACGTCCAGGGCCCGGGGCCAGTACGCCAAGGGTGCGGAACGCCGAGAACAGATCATCCAGACAGCAACGGACGTCTTTGCCACCGAGGGGTTTGAGGGAACTGCGCTCAAGCGCGTCGCCGAACTCGTGGGCGTCAAGGAAGCCACCCTCTTCCACTACTTCAAGGGCAAGCAGGAACTCCTCACCGCAGTCCTCGCCGAACGGGACCGGCGCTCAATCGCCGTGAGTGGCCAGGCAGATGTGGGGCTGAACCTGATGCCGCCCATCGCGGAAAGGAACGAGCGCGAGCCTGGATTGACCACTCTTTACGCAGTGGCGTCGGCAACCGCAAATGATCCCGGGCACGACTCCCACAGCTACTTCAAAGAGCGCTACGAGACAGTGGTCCGGGATATCGCCGCTGACATCGAACGGCGTCAGGCATCCGGGGAAGTCCGGACAGACGTCGACGCCGTCATGCTGGCACGTCTGACAGTGGCCGCTTTCGACGGCTTGCAACTGCAGTGGCTCTACGACAAATCCGTTGACATGGCGGACGGCCTCCGGCAGCTCATTGACGTCCTGCTGGCACCGCCCCACCCAACTGAGTAA
- a CDS encoding aspartate kinase: MTMPTTEVKIEELSNEAAITKQLIVQKFGGSSVADADGIKRVAQRVVDAQKAGNEVVVVVSAMGDTTDELLDLAGQVTDSAPAREMDMLLSAGERISMALLAMAINKFGASAQSFTGSQAGMITDGIHGKARIIDVDPHRIRTALDKGHIAIVAGFQGMSRITNEITTLGRGGSDTTAVALAAALEADVCEIYTDVDGIYTADPRVVTSAQKIDRISSEEMLELAASGAKILHLRCVEYARRFGVPLHVRSSFSQHEGTWVIPGADEKFNIQEGVALEQPIISGVAHDRSEAKVTVVGVPDIPGKAAAIFQVIADAHSNIDMIVQNVSTHGTGRTDISFTLPIVEGADALAALRAAEGQIGFESIEYNEHVGKLSLIGAGMRSHPGVSATFFKALSDAGINIDMISTSEIRISVVTSADKLDDAVRAIHNAFELDGDAEATVYGGTGR, encoded by the coding sequence ATGACTATGCCCACTACCGAAGTGAAGATCGAAGAGCTCTCCAACGAGGCTGCCATTACCAAGCAGCTGATCGTTCAGAAGTTCGGCGGTTCCTCGGTTGCCGATGCCGATGGCATCAAGCGGGTCGCACAGCGTGTCGTGGATGCGCAGAAGGCCGGCAACGAGGTTGTGGTTGTTGTTTCCGCAATGGGTGACACCACCGACGAACTCCTGGACCTTGCGGGGCAGGTCACTGACTCCGCTCCCGCCCGCGAAATGGACATGTTGTTGTCCGCCGGCGAACGAATTTCCATGGCCCTGCTTGCCATGGCCATCAACAAGTTCGGTGCCTCTGCACAGTCCTTCACGGGTTCCCAGGCAGGCATGATTACCGACGGCATCCACGGCAAGGCGCGGATTATCGACGTGGACCCCCACCGCATCCGCACCGCGCTGGACAAGGGGCACATCGCGATCGTGGCCGGCTTCCAAGGCATGAGCCGGATCACGAACGAAATCACCACCCTTGGCCGCGGCGGCTCGGACACTACGGCCGTTGCCCTCGCCGCAGCACTGGAAGCAGACGTCTGCGAGATCTACACGGACGTGGACGGCATTTACACTGCAGACCCCCGCGTGGTCACGTCCGCCCAGAAGATCGACCGTATCTCCAGCGAAGAAATGCTGGAACTGGCCGCCTCGGGAGCCAAGATCCTGCACCTGCGTTGCGTGGAGTACGCCCGCCGCTTCGGTGTGCCGCTGCACGTCCGTTCCTCATTCAGCCAGCACGAAGGCACCTGGGTTATCCCCGGCGCCGACGAAAAGTTCAACATTCAAGAGGGAGTTGCCTTGGAGCAGCCAATCATCTCCGGCGTTGCACACGACCGGTCCGAAGCCAAGGTCACCGTAGTAGGCGTCCCGGACATCCCCGGCAAGGCTGCTGCGATTTTCCAGGTGATCGCCGATGCCCACTCGAACATCGACATGATTGTCCAGAACGTCTCCACCCACGGCACGGGCCGCACGGACATCTCGTTCACCCTGCCCATCGTTGAGGGCGCCGACGCCTTGGCAGCCCTGCGCGCCGCTGAGGGCCAGATCGGCTTCGAGAGCATCGAATACAACGAGCATGTCGGGAAGCTTTCCCTGATCGGCGCGGGCATGCGTTCGCACCCGGGTGTTTCGGCCACGTTCTTCAAGGCCCTCTCCGACGCCGGGATCAACATCGACATGATCTCCACCTCGGAAATCCGCATCTCCGTGGTGACCAGCGCTGACAAGCTGGATGACGCCGTCCGCGCCATCCACAACGCGTTCGAGCTCGACGGCGACGCTGAGGCAACCGTCTACGGCGGCACCGGCCGCTAG
- a CDS encoding DUF427 domain-containing protein has translation MVRVPGFPESFRRPKPIKPKPGQESVWDYPRPPKVEPRPERIVVRLGGQVIADSTDSVRVLETSHPPVYYLPLDAFPPGVLIPREGTSFCEFKGEAYYFDVVAGGRIVSRGGWTYPRPARGFEALSSRVALYPEHMDSCEVNGEQVTFQDGSFYGGWITQQIVGPFKGGPGTSGW, from the coding sequence ATGGTCCGTGTTCCCGGCTTTCCCGAGTCCTTCCGTCGTCCCAAGCCCATCAAGCCCAAGCCAGGCCAGGAATCGGTGTGGGATTACCCACGGCCGCCCAAGGTTGAACCACGCCCGGAACGGATCGTGGTTCGGCTTGGCGGCCAGGTGATTGCGGACTCCACCGATTCCGTGAGGGTTTTGGAAACCAGCCATCCACCGGTCTACTACCTGCCGTTGGATGCCTTTCCCCCGGGTGTCCTCATTCCCCGGGAAGGCACCAGCTTCTGCGAGTTCAAAGGAGAGGCATACTATTTCGACGTCGTTGCCGGCGGAAGGATAGTTTCCCGTGGCGGGTGGACCTACCCGAGGCCAGCCAGGGGTTTCGAGGCCCTCAGCAGCCGGGTGGCCCTCTACCCGGAGCATATGGATTCCTGTGAGGTGAACGGCGAGCAGGTGACCTTCCAGGACGGTAGCTTCTACGGCGGCTGGATCACCCAGCAGATCGTAGGCCCGTTCAAGGGTGGTCCAGGCACGTCCGGGTGGTAG
- a CDS encoding dihydrofolate reductase family protein, with translation MRELVFYVAVSLDGYIAGPGGEFDAFPVEGDHMDAQNERFSDAIPTAIADAMGIERSGTMFDTVLMGWNTYAVGLPFGMTSPYQHLRQVVFSRTRSEADIPGDHPNLALTSEDPVEVVRRLKSEPGESIWLCGGGKLATVLSGEIDRLVLKRSPLLFGDGIPLFAPGAYQPSAFKEVSTTAFASGVVISEYARQDASRNPN, from the coding sequence GTGCGAGAGCTTGTGTTCTACGTTGCCGTCAGCCTGGATGGATACATTGCCGGTCCCGGAGGCGAGTTCGACGCATTTCCGGTTGAGGGCGACCATATGGACGCACAAAATGAACGTTTCTCTGATGCCATACCTACGGCGATTGCCGACGCCATGGGCATCGAGCGCAGCGGGACGATGTTCGACACCGTATTGATGGGTTGGAACACCTACGCGGTAGGCCTGCCTTTTGGCATGACCAGCCCGTATCAGCATCTGCGGCAGGTGGTCTTTTCCCGGACCCGGTCCGAGGCTGACATCCCGGGAGACCACCCGAACCTTGCGCTGACCTCCGAAGATCCGGTGGAGGTCGTACGCCGGTTGAAATCCGAGCCAGGAGAATCGATCTGGCTGTGTGGTGGCGGCAAGTTGGCCACTGTGCTCTCCGGTGAGATCGATAGGCTTGTGCTCAAACGAAGCCCGCTGCTCTTTGGCGATGGCATACCGCTCTTTGCGCCCGGCGCCTACCAGCCCAGCGCCTTCAAGGAGGTCTCCACGACGGCGTTCGCGTCGGGCGTCGTGATCTCGGAGTACGCGCGCCAAGACGCTAGCCGGAACCCGAACTAG
- the recR gene encoding recombination mediator RecR, translating to MYEGAVQELIDELGRLPGVGPKSAQRLAFHILEADPEDMKRLVTAITTVKERVKFCSVCFNVTEQETCNICRDPRRDPSVICVVEESKDVLAVERTRSFRGRYHVLGGAINPIAGVGPEQLRIRELLTRLNDGAIQEIIIATDPNLEGEATATYLARMLKSIGITVTRLASGLPVGGDLEYADEVTLGRAFEGRRNALF from the coding sequence GTGTACGAAGGTGCAGTTCAAGAGCTGATTGATGAGCTCGGCCGGCTTCCCGGTGTGGGCCCGAAATCGGCGCAGCGCCTGGCATTCCATATCCTTGAGGCCGATCCCGAGGATATGAAGCGCCTCGTCACGGCCATCACCACGGTCAAGGAACGCGTGAAGTTCTGCAGTGTCTGCTTCAACGTGACCGAGCAGGAAACGTGCAATATCTGCCGCGACCCGCGCCGTGATCCGTCGGTGATCTGCGTGGTTGAGGAGTCCAAGGACGTTCTGGCCGTTGAGCGTACGCGGTCCTTCCGCGGGCGCTATCACGTGCTGGGCGGGGCCATCAATCCCATTGCTGGAGTTGGTCCCGAGCAGCTGAGGATCCGGGAACTCCTGACACGCCTCAACGACGGCGCCATCCAGGAAATCATCATCGCCACGGACCCGAACCTTGAGGGCGAGGCCACGGCGACGTACTTGGCGCGCATGCTCAAATCGATCGGGATCACCGTGACGCGGCTGGCCTCAGGCCTCCCTGTCGGTGGGGACCTTGAGTACGCCGACGAGGTCACGCTCGGCAGGGCCTTCGAGGGCAGGCGCAACGCACTGTTCTAG